GCGAGTACCTCGACGAACAGGCGGTGCTCCTCGTTGACCACTGACAGGAGGTCCCGGAGCTGCTCTGGCGACAAACCCACCATCTCGACCTGCGGAAGCCGGGGCAGCTTGATGCCTGAGCTCGGAGAAGCCGCGAGGCGGCCGTCTTCCACGGCGGCCCGGAGGATCGTGCTCAGGAGGTGGTACGCCTGCCGGCAGCTCGACGCGCTCAGGTCGCGCGCCTGCGTGCTCGACATCCACTCCCGGACGTCGATCGGCCGAATCTCGCCGATGGGTGCGCGCCCGAACGCCGGCAGCAATCGCACGCGGAGCATCGACTCGTATCCAACCCGCGTCTTCGGCTTCAGGTGTGTCGTGGTGGCGAGCCACCGCTCAGCCCAGTCGCCGAACAGGACCTGCGCCCTCGGTGGCGGTGAGCGATGGTCTGACATCCCGACCGAGGCTCTCCTGGCGATACCGGAATCGGGTGAGCTGCTGAAGGATGCCTGGCCGATGCTTCTCGAGAAGAAGGCATCGGGGCTGGCGCGCCTTATCCGCGTCCTACATGGGCGTCACCAACCCAGCGGGATCCTCGAACCGCGTTCGCGGACCCGTCGGGTACGTCTACGTCGCAGCGGGTTGAATAACGTACACTTACATGAGTAGGCGTACGAAAGGTGGCTCGTGGAGCCAGCCGGCACCGAGGTTCCGATTGTGTGGCGAGGTCGACGAGCGCGCGCGTTCGTGCCGACCGCGCTGTCTCAGCGGGACCTCTCGCTCGATGCTCGAACTGTCGCCGACGCAGCTCGGGCGCAGGCGGCCGTCGAACACGGCGCCGAGACGATGCCGGAGGACTTCGCCGCGTTGGCTCGGCTGCTACTGCGGACGGAGGGGGTCGCGTCGTCCTTCATCGAAGGCGTGACGGCCCCGGTCGTCGACATCGTCCTCGCCGAGGCTGACGGGGGTGGGGCTCCGTCGGCGGCTGCGTGGGTGGCGGCGAACCTGGCGGCAGTCACGGAGGCAATCAACGAGGCGCACGCCGAGCCTCTGACAGCCGAAAGCCTATGCGGGTGGCACCGGACCCTCATGACCGGCAGCCCGACGCCCGCGCAGCACGTCGGAGTGCTGCGCAACGAGCAGGGATGGATCGGCGGGACGTCACCGCTCGATGCGCATCTCGTGACGCCTCCGCCGGAGGAGGTGCCGGCGCTGGTCGACGATCTCCTCGCGTACGTCAACCGCGACGATGTCGACTCCGTGAGTCAGGCGGCGATCGCCCACGCGCAGTTCGAGATCATCCACCCGTTCGCCGACGGCAACGGGCGCGTCGGGCGCGTGCTCGTCGCGTGGATCCTCGTTCGTCGACTCTCGCTGGTGACGCCACCGCCCGTGAGCGCGCGCATCGCTGCCGACGTCGGTG
This Actinomycetota bacterium DNA region includes the following protein-coding sequences:
- a CDS encoding Fic family protein, which encodes MEPAGTEVPIVWRGRRARAFVPTALSQRDLSLDARTVADAARAQAAVEHGAETMPEDFAALARLLLRTEGVASSFIEGVTAPVVDIVLAEADGGGAPSAAAWVAANLAAVTEAINEAHAEPLTAESLCGWHRTLMTGSPTPAQHVGVLRNEQGWIGGTSPLDAHLVTPPPEEVPALVDDLLAYVNRDDVDSVSQAAIAHAQFEIIHPFADGNGRVGRVLVAWILVRRLSLVTPPPVSARIAADVGGYGSGLVLFRMGDHDSWVRWFAEAVSGAGRAQQELVASVRRLQREWRERLGERRAESRRVRSDAAAWRVLDLLPRHLVLTGPIVASELAIPLKSANAALGELVAAGVLVEHGTVQPSGRGRPSRLYTSAELLGLSGSNPLRA